CGGTGGCGACGGCCGCGGCGTGGTAGAGCTTCTCGAGCCGCTTGCGAACGACCTCAAGGTCCTTGTTCGACACAGTGGTCGGGGACGAGGCACTCGGTGACGGGGAGGGCGCCGCGAACGCCGTACCCGGCGCCGCCAGCACGGTGACCGCACAGACGACGGTCACAGCCGCAGTGATCAGGCCGCGCTTGCCCGAACCCATACCTGTTGCCCCCAAACTGATGTCCCGTCAGTAACTTACGAACGTCCGGGGGATCGTGCCATGTCGGCGCGCAAAGTGACAGAGGTCTGCTTCCCCCGTTCCCTCCCCGTCATGACGATCTCCCCGCCTTTGTGACGAACGACTCGCGGAGATCGTTCCCCCATTCCACGGAGTCAGACGCGCGGAGCCAACGCCTCCCACCGCACGGTCACTTCACCCTGCCGCCACCGCACCGGCCCGTCCGCCACCGGCCAGTCGACGGCGAGATCCCGCACAGCCCTCATCCACCGCTGACGTGCGCCGTACGACGCATAGGGCGCGGCAGCGGCCCAGGCGCGGTCGAAGTCACGCAAAAAGGCATGAACAGGCTCGCCGGGAACATTGCGATGGATGAGCGCCTTCGGCAAGCGCTCGGCAAGGTCCGAAGGCCGCTCCAGCGAACCCAGCCGGGTCGCGAAGGTCACCGTACGAGGCCCTTCCGGCCCGAGCGCGACCCACACATGCCGACGCCCGATCTCGTCGCAGGTCCCCTCGACGAGCAGCCCTCCACGGCACCCCCTCCCCGGATCGGCCGGCGCGAGCCGAGCACACAGCCGCTCCCAGACCCCGGCGACCTCGCCCTCCTCGTACTGCCGCAGCACATTCGCCGCCCGCACCAGCACCGGCCGCCGCGCCACAGGAATCTCGAACCCCCCGTGCCGAAACACGAGCCCCTCCCGCTCATACGGCTTCGCGGCCGCGACCCGCGCCGGTTCGATCTCCACCCCCACCACCCGCACACCGGGCGCGACGGCCCGCAGCCGACCGAGCAACTCCACCGCGGTCCAGGGGGCGGCGCCGTACCCGAGATCCACGGCAACCGGATCGACGGCACGACGCAACTCGACCCCATACGTGCCGGCGATCCAGCGGTCCATACGGCGCAGCCGATTGGGATTGGTGGTCCCACGCGTGACGGTGCCCACGGGTCGGGCGAAGGCGCGGGATGTCATGCATACGAGAGTAAGGGCGGCCCGCACCCGCGTACGGCGGCAAGGGGACGTGCCGGGGGGTGTCCGCCCGCAGAGTCGGGCGTCAAGAAACAGCACGTCTAGCCCAACGCCCACCGCCCGACCGAGGACGGACACCCCCCGGCACGGCCCCGACCCACAACCCACCCGCAGGCGCTACAGGAACCCCCCCGGACAGCAACAGGCCGCCGCAGGCACCCCGGCTCAACCGCCGGAGGCACAACGCACCCACCTCCCGAACAGTTGAGCGACCCCCGGTAACATCTCGGCAAAAACCACCCCACCAGGAATGGGACCCCTCCCTCCAGCGTTGCACCGCCGTGGAGGGCGCCAGAACCCTCCGTCCGGCATGCCCGCAGCAAGGAGGAACGCCACGTGAGCCAGTACGTCAGCAGGCTCGGGCGTCGCTCCCCGGCCGCCCCCCACCGGCTGCGCCTGCACCGCCGCCCCCGCCGCATCGCCATGCTCTCCGTGCACACCTCACCGCTCCACCAGCCCGGCACAGGCGACGCCGGCGGCATGAACGTCTACATCGTCGAGCTCGCGCAGCGCCTCGCCGCGATCAACATCGAGGTCGAGATCTTCACGCGCACGACCGCCACAGACCTCCCACCCACCGTGGAACTGGCCCCCGGCGTCCTCGTCCGGCACGTCGACGCGGGCCCCTACGAGGGCCTCAACAAGGAGGACCTCCCCGCCCAGCTCTGCGCCTTCACCCACGGCGTGATGCAGGCCTGGGCCGGCCACCGCCCCGGCTACTACGACCTGGTCCACTCCCACTACTGGCTCTCCGGCCACGTCGGCTGGCTCGCCGCCCAGCGCTGGGGCGCCCCCCTGGTGCACGCCATGCACACGATGGCCAAGGTCAAGAACGCCAACCTGGCCGACGGCGACACCCCCGAGCCCGCCGCCCGCGTCATCGGCGAGACCCAGATCGTCACGGCCGCCGACCGCCTCATCGCCAACACGGCCGAGGAGGCCGACGAGCTCGTACGCCACTACGCGGCCGACCGCGACAAGGTCGCCGTGGTCCACCCCGGCGTGAACCTCGACCGCTTCTCGCCCGCCGACGGCCGAGCCGCCGCCAGAGCCCGCCTGGGCCTCCCCCAGGATGCCCTGATCCCCCTGTTCGCGGGCCGCATCCAGCCTCTGAAGGCGCCGGACATCCTCCTGCGCGCGGTGGCCGTCCTCCTGGACGAGCACCCCCACCTCCGCTCCCGCATCCTCGTCCCGATCGTCGGCGGCCCCAGCGGCAGCGGCATGGCCAAGCCCGAGGGCCTGCAGAAGCTGGCCGCCCGCCTGGGCATCGCGGATGTCGTACGGTTCCGCCCGCCGGTCGGCCAGGAACAGCTCGCGGACTGGTTCCGCGCGGCGTCCGTGCTGGTCATGCCGTCGTACAGCGAATCCTTCGGCCTGGTGGCCATAGAGGCACAGGCGGCCGGCACCCCCGTCCTGGCCGCTGCGGTGGGCGGCCTGCCGGTGGCGGTCCGCGACGGCCGCACCGGCTTCCTGGTGCAGGGCCACAATCCGGCCGACTACGCGCGCGTGCTGCACGCTTTCGCGGAGGACCCGCACCTGTCCCCCGGATGGGCGAGGCCGCGGCCCGGCACGCCCTGTCCTTCGGCTGGGACACCGCGGCGGCAGCCACGGCGGACGTCTACGTGGCCGCGACCCAGGCCTACAGGCGTCGCGTACGCTCCCACCATGGCTGACGCACAGAAGGCGGCGCAGATCGTCGAGGGAGCCCTGAAGGACGCCGAACTCGACTGGGAGAGTCCGGCCCCCGGCAACTACGTCGTCAAACTCCCCGGCACCCGCAAGCTGTCGACGACGGTCTCCCTCCTCATCGGCCGCCACTCCCTCTCGCTGAACGCCTTCGTCATCCGCCACCCCGACGAGAACGAGCCCGGCGTCCACCGCTGGCTCCTGGAGCGCAACCTCAAGCTGTACGGCGTGAGTTACGCCGTCGACCGGCTCGGCGACATCTACGTCACCGCCAAGCTCCCCCTGCCGGCCGTCACCCCCGACGAGATCGACCGCCTCCTCGGCCAGGTCCTGGAGGCGGCGGACGGCGCCTTCAACACCCTCCTGGAGCTCGGGTTCGCCTCCGCGATCCGCAAGGAGTACGAGTGGCGGGTGGCGCGCGGCGAGTCGACGCGCAACCTGGACGCGTTCGCCCACCTGACCCGGCGTCCCGCCGACTGAAATCAACGGCCGCGCAATCCCTACGACGCTCAGCGCGCGCTGCTGCGGTAGCGCCCGGGCGGCACCCCCACCAACCTGCGGAAGTGGCGGGAGAGATGGGCCTGGTCGTAGAAGCCGGTCGCGGTGGCCACGTCGGCCGGTGACCGGCCCTCCAGGAGCAGCCGCCGGGCGCGGTCGACGCGGCGGGACATCAGGTACTGGTGCGGGGCGATGCCGTACGCCGTGCTGAACGACCGTACGAGATGGGCGGGATGGGCGTGCAGAAGCCCGGTCGCCTCGTCGAGGGCAAGACCCTGTACGACACGCTCGTCGAGAAGTTCGCGCAGCCGGCGGGCGAGGGCGGGGTCGCGCCGCGGGACGTCGTCCTTGA
Above is a window of Streptomyces sp. DT2A-34 DNA encoding:
- a CDS encoding class I SAM-dependent methyltransferase — its product is MTSRAFARPVGTVTRGTTNPNRLRRMDRWIAGTYGVELRRAVDPVAVDLGYGAAPWTAVELLGRLRAVAPGVRVVGVEIEPARVAAAKPYEREGLVFRHGGFEIPVARRPVLVRAANVLRQYEEGEVAGVWERLCARLAPADPGRGCRGGLLVEGTCDEIGRRHVWVALGPEGPRTVTFATRLGSLERPSDLAERLPKALIHRNVPGEPVHAFLRDFDRAWAAAAPYASYGARQRWMRAVRDLAVDWPVADGPVRWRQGEVTVRWEALAPRV
- a CDS encoding YbjN domain-containing protein — its product is MADAQKAAQIVEGALKDAELDWESPAPGNYVVKLPGTRKLSTTVSLLIGRHSLSLNAFVIRHPDENEPGVHRWLLERNLKLYGVSYAVDRLGDIYVTAKLPLPAVTPDEIDRLLGQVLEAADGAFNTLLELGFASAIRKEYEWRVARGESTRNLDAFAHLTRRPAD